Proteins co-encoded in one Pyxidicoccus xibeiensis genomic window:
- the epsW gene encoding exopolysaccharide biosynthesis response regulator EpsW, whose product MEPQLQTVFLVEDAPFFRKMLGDYLRDMGFEQVIELPSGRAALKHMEGASAPDLVCLDLTLPDISGYDLCEHIRRSQTMKDVPVLVVSARDLPEDKAHAEEAGANGYLGKPFTQEEFTRRVQQVMKDYGPRRKS is encoded by the coding sequence ATGGAGCCCCAACTGCAGACCGTGTTCCTGGTGGAGGACGCCCCCTTCTTCCGGAAGATGCTGGGTGACTACCTGCGCGACATGGGTTTCGAACAGGTCATCGAGCTGCCCAGCGGGCGCGCGGCGCTCAAGCACATGGAGGGCGCCAGCGCTCCGGACCTCGTGTGTCTGGACCTGACGCTGCCGGACATCTCCGGCTATGACCTGTGCGAGCACATCCGCCGCTCGCAGACGATGAAGGACGTGCCGGTGCTGGTGGTGAGCGCGCGGGACTTGCCCGAGGACAAGGCACACGCCGAGGAGGCCGGCGCCAACGGCTACCTGGGCAAGCCCTTCACGCAGGAGGAGTTCACCCGCCGCGTGCAGCAGGTGATGAAGGACTACGGGCCGAGGAGGAAGTCGTGA
- the epsX gene encoding exopolysaccharide export protein EpsX produces the protein MLGAALTAVLLEVSSAAVTYGVAARVDSRVRSNEDPAEDAPSVAGDTDVTPTLGLEVRDGNTSLQVEYAPRISLREVTVQPRTEVQHMARLAGNWRPERGLSFRLGEELVLGSVDLFTTDVLPLPDPGGDEPDGPLRPPDGGGPLQPLPTEDTVYFLSSATTLNVDTGWLGRRWQLSGSTGFSISGGLDGPAREAVPMQYGPRFDVSLSHALSSLSAITTSVAVAHSRFSTGANNTVLTLTEAWGQRVDRRTSLEAGVGVSLVRALEAPPEEPVEGEAAPEPRTELLPNLTFAVGHRIPSRTADFNGRVGVRVTPFVDRLTARVYPRADLTLSGTWALGPRVRVSTTAGTAFAVGGASGDRIVSGGVTASWILTRWMSVDADTRSTWSRSPELPTARLTWAASLGLSVRQTGIL, from the coding sequence GTGCTGGGGGCCGCCCTCACCGCCGTGCTGCTGGAGGTGTCCTCCGCCGCCGTGACGTACGGCGTGGCGGCGCGCGTCGACTCGCGCGTGCGCTCCAACGAGGACCCCGCCGAGGACGCACCTTCCGTGGCTGGCGACACCGACGTCACCCCCACGCTGGGCCTGGAGGTGCGCGACGGCAACACGTCGCTGCAGGTGGAGTACGCCCCGCGCATCAGCCTGCGCGAAGTCACGGTGCAGCCGCGCACCGAAGTCCAGCACATGGCCCGGCTCGCGGGGAACTGGCGCCCCGAGCGCGGCCTGTCCTTCCGCCTGGGCGAGGAGCTGGTGCTGGGCAGCGTGGACCTGTTCACCACGGACGTGCTGCCCCTGCCGGACCCGGGCGGCGACGAGCCGGACGGCCCGCTGCGGCCTCCCGACGGCGGCGGCCCCCTGCAGCCGCTGCCGACGGAGGACACCGTCTACTTCCTGTCCTCCGCGACGACGCTCAACGTGGACACCGGCTGGCTGGGGCGGCGCTGGCAGCTGTCCGGCTCCACCGGCTTCTCCATCAGCGGCGGCCTGGACGGCCCGGCCCGCGAGGCGGTGCCCATGCAGTACGGGCCCCGCTTCGACGTGTCGCTGAGCCACGCGCTGTCGTCCCTGAGCGCCATCACCACGTCCGTGGCCGTGGCCCACTCGCGCTTCTCCACCGGCGCCAACAACACGGTGCTGACGCTGACGGAGGCCTGGGGCCAGCGGGTGGACCGGCGCACCTCGCTGGAGGCCGGGGTGGGCGTCAGCCTGGTGCGCGCCCTGGAGGCGCCCCCCGAGGAGCCCGTGGAGGGAGAGGCCGCCCCCGAGCCCCGCACGGAGCTCTTGCCCAACCTCACCTTCGCGGTGGGGCACCGGATTCCCTCGCGCACGGCGGACTTCAACGGGCGGGTGGGGGTGCGCGTCACCCCTTTCGTGGACCGGCTGACGGCACGGGTGTACCCGAGGGCGGATTTGACGCTGTCGGGCACCTGGGCGCTGGGGCCCCGCGTGCGGGTGTCCACCACGGCCGGCACCGCCTTCGCGGTGGGCGGGGCCAGCGGAGACCGGATTGTGTCCGGAGGCGTGACGGCTTCGTGGATTCTCACACGCTGGATGTCGGTGGACGCCGATACCCGGAGTACCTGGAGCCGCTCGCCCGAGCTCCCGACAGCCCGGCTGACCTGGGCCGCGTCGCTGGGGCTGTCCGTGCGCCAAACTGGTATCCTCTGA
- the epsU gene encoding exopolysaccharide biosynthesis GT2 family glycosyltransferase EpsU: MTVWTWVDVALCVGLLPVVVACGYLLLLTLLSWRRTAPVPPAPVRRFDVVIPSHNEELGIARTVANLSAVDYPAAMRRILVVADNCSDATAQKAREAGATVLERHDTEKRGKGYALAYAFEFSQKDGFADAVVVVDADTVVTPNLLHAYAARLEKGAQAVQAHYGVMNPKASWRTRLMTIALGMFHKVRSLGREALGVSCGLRGNGMCFTHAVLREVPHDAFSVVEDLEYGIRLGRKGHRVHYAWEAEVLGEMVSAEKQSRSQRQRWEGGRAQMRKLHGWPLLKDALSQRSGLLLDLSMDVLVPPLAQLVLATVAGAVAAAVVAWLSGGTAVLASSLAGFGLASLGAYVLRGWWVSGVGPRGLLDLAWAPVYVVWKVWLMLRGPGAEKRGEWVRTTREAEGGADAQR, from the coding sequence GTGACGGTGTGGACCTGGGTGGATGTGGCGCTGTGCGTGGGGCTGCTGCCGGTGGTGGTGGCCTGCGGCTACCTGCTGCTCCTGACGTTGCTGTCGTGGCGGCGGACGGCACCGGTGCCTCCGGCGCCCGTGCGCAGGTTCGACGTGGTGATTCCCTCGCACAACGAGGAGCTGGGCATTGCCCGGACGGTGGCGAACCTGTCCGCGGTGGACTACCCGGCGGCGATGCGGCGCATCCTCGTGGTGGCGGACAACTGCTCGGACGCGACGGCGCAGAAGGCGCGCGAGGCGGGCGCCACGGTGCTGGAGCGCCACGACACCGAGAAGCGCGGCAAGGGGTACGCGCTGGCGTACGCCTTCGAGTTCAGCCAGAAGGACGGCTTCGCGGACGCGGTGGTGGTGGTGGACGCGGACACGGTGGTGACGCCCAACCTGCTGCACGCGTACGCGGCCCGGCTGGAGAAGGGCGCGCAGGCGGTGCAGGCGCACTACGGGGTGATGAACCCGAAGGCCTCCTGGCGCACGCGGCTGATGACGATTGCGCTGGGCATGTTCCACAAGGTGCGCTCGCTGGGGCGCGAGGCGCTGGGCGTGTCCTGCGGCCTGCGTGGCAACGGCATGTGCTTCACGCACGCGGTGCTGCGCGAGGTGCCGCACGACGCCTTCAGCGTGGTGGAGGACCTGGAGTACGGCATCCGCCTGGGCCGCAAGGGCCACCGCGTGCACTACGCGTGGGAGGCGGAGGTGCTCGGGGAGATGGTCTCCGCGGAGAAGCAGAGCCGCTCGCAGCGCCAGCGCTGGGAGGGGGGCCGCGCGCAGATGCGCAAGCTGCACGGGTGGCCGCTCTTGAAGGACGCGCTGAGCCAGCGCAGCGGGCTGCTGCTGGACTTGTCCATGGACGTGCTGGTGCCGCCGCTGGCCCAGCTGGTGCTGGCCACGGTGGCCGGCGCGGTGGCGGCGGCGGTGGTGGCGTGGCTGTCCGGGGGCACGGCGGTGCTGGCCTCGAGCCTGGCGGGCTTCGGCCTGGCGTCGCTGGGCGCGTACGTGCTGCGCGGGTGGTGGGTGTCCGGCGTGGGGCCTCGGGGCCTGTTGGACCTGGCCTGGGCGCCCGTCTACGTGGTGTGGAAGGTGTGGCTGATGCTGCGCGGCCCCGGCGCGGAGAAGCGCGGCGAGTGGGTGCGCACCACGCGCGAGGCGGAGGGCGGCGCGGACGCCCAGCGGTGA
- the epsV gene encoding PCP family exopolysaccharide biosynthesis protein EpsV — protein MPAPGTPGPRPQPVPPPQPLFVPERAETNAPADLIDWGLLIDAVFFVKNAVVRHWFLALLVMGTVSALAVGVSKIMPRKYRVETRMLTQRNFIISSLANPGRSIPVDADQPTRAAWEMVMKYDNLKTIVEQAKLVEYWELGRSPMSKLKQKLTGKPPAPMSDEDKRDALTAMLEQAMIVGVEGGTGTVSIGVEWSDPQLALNIVQAAQQNFLDMRQAAEMGAVSEAITILEKQVVDEGEGIRKAIAELDATVKRIELRKRKEEEKAGRKGTPTAAGGMINTDHLLAQMRFMIQTKRRAIGDVEDFRARRLTELRNQLSEQRVIYSPQHPVITDLEQRIVALQEDSPQLVALRSELNEHINEYMRNGGNPGELESGISTAGLPTATLGGQATSDNPEVSVAADRVRMLVMRHQEKMRRLDQARTELEISRASMKHRFSVLSPPTFPEKPSKPKVQLIVAAGVIGGIGLGIFAAVALDIIRRRILEKWQVERLLKLPVLAQLERR, from the coding sequence ATGCCCGCGCCCGGCACTCCCGGGCCGCGCCCCCAGCCGGTGCCTCCCCCCCAGCCGCTGTTCGTCCCGGAGCGCGCGGAGACGAACGCGCCCGCGGACCTCATCGACTGGGGTCTGCTCATCGACGCCGTCTTCTTCGTGAAGAACGCGGTGGTGCGCCACTGGTTCCTCGCGTTGCTGGTGATGGGGACGGTGTCCGCCCTGGCGGTGGGCGTGAGCAAGATCATGCCGCGCAAGTACCGCGTGGAGACGCGGATGCTGACGCAGCGCAACTTCATCATCTCCTCGCTGGCCAACCCGGGGCGCTCCATCCCCGTGGACGCGGACCAGCCCACGCGCGCCGCGTGGGAGATGGTGATGAAGTACGACAACCTGAAGACCATCGTCGAGCAGGCCAAGCTCGTGGAGTACTGGGAGCTGGGCCGCTCGCCGATGAGCAAGCTGAAGCAGAAGCTGACGGGCAAGCCGCCGGCCCCCATGTCCGACGAGGACAAGCGCGACGCGCTCACCGCCATGCTGGAGCAGGCGATGATTGTCGGCGTGGAGGGCGGCACCGGCACGGTGTCCATCGGCGTGGAGTGGAGCGATCCGCAGCTGGCGCTGAACATCGTGCAGGCGGCGCAGCAGAACTTCCTCGACATGCGGCAGGCGGCGGAGATGGGCGCGGTGTCCGAGGCCATCACGATTCTGGAGAAGCAGGTGGTGGACGAGGGCGAGGGCATCAGGAAGGCCATCGCCGAGCTGGACGCGACGGTGAAGCGCATCGAGCTGCGCAAGCGCAAGGAAGAGGAGAAGGCGGGGCGCAAGGGCACGCCCACGGCGGCCGGGGGGATGATCAACACCGACCACCTGCTGGCGCAGATGCGCTTCATGATTCAGACGAAGCGCCGGGCCATTGGCGACGTGGAGGACTTCCGCGCGCGCCGGCTGACGGAGCTGCGCAACCAGCTGTCCGAGCAGCGCGTCATCTACTCGCCGCAGCACCCGGTGATTACCGACCTGGAGCAGCGCATCGTCGCGCTCCAGGAGGACTCGCCGCAGCTGGTGGCGCTGCGCTCGGAGCTGAACGAGCACATCAACGAGTACATGCGCAACGGCGGCAACCCGGGGGAGCTGGAGTCCGGCATCAGCACGGCGGGGCTGCCCACTGCCACGCTGGGCGGGCAGGCCACGTCGGACAACCCGGAGGTGTCGGTGGCGGCGGACCGGGTGCGCATGCTGGTGATGCGGCACCAGGAGAAGATGCGGCGGCTGGACCAGGCGCGCACGGAGCTGGAGATTTCGCGCGCTTCGATGAAGCACCGCTTCAGCGTGCTGTCGCCGCCCACCTTCCCGGAGAAGCCGTCCAAGCCGAAGGTGCAGCTCATCGTCGCGGCGGGAGTGATTGGCGGCATCGGCCTGGGCATCTTCGCGGCCGTGGCGCTGGACATCATCCGCCGGCGGATTCTGGAGAAGTGGCAGGTCGAGCGTTTGCTGAAGCTGCCGGTCCTCGCGCAGCTGGAGCGGCGCTGA
- the epsY gene encoding exopolysaccharide export protein EpsY, protein MPSPLRHRQPSSSLPLRALACAALLLLVSGCRGLGKYVWVDEYQEKPPPPDASYRIAAGDLLNIRVWNQEALTTQARVRDDGRISLLFLDDVEAAGHSPAILSQQIQTRLKDYINHPVVTVALEQAKPIKVTMVGEINRVGPLEIEPNSTLLQVLAGAGGFTEYAHKDRVFVMRQDEGAAPVRIRFRYDDLIHAEGRAPAFRLRSGDVVVVE, encoded by the coding sequence ATGCCGTCCCCGCTCCGTCATCGACAGCCCTCCTCGAGCCTCCCGCTCCGCGCGCTCGCCTGCGCCGCGCTGCTGCTGCTGGTCTCCGGCTGCCGCGGGCTGGGCAAGTACGTCTGGGTGGACGAGTACCAGGAGAAGCCGCCCCCGCCCGACGCCAGCTACCGCATCGCCGCGGGCGACCTGCTCAACATCCGCGTGTGGAACCAGGAGGCGCTCACCACGCAGGCCCGCGTGCGGGACGACGGGCGCATCAGCCTGCTCTTCCTGGACGACGTGGAGGCGGCCGGGCACTCGCCGGCCATCCTGTCCCAGCAAATCCAGACGCGGCTGAAGGACTACATCAACCACCCCGTCGTCACGGTGGCGCTGGAGCAGGCGAAGCCCATCAAGGTGACGATGGTGGGGGAAATCAACCGCGTGGGCCCGCTGGAAATCGAGCCCAACTCCACGCTGCTCCAGGTGCTCGCGGGAGCGGGCGGCTTCACGGAGTACGCCCACAAGGACCGCGTCTTCGTCATGCGTCAGGACGAGGGCGCCGCGCCGGTGCGCATCCGCTTCCGCTACGACGACCTCATCCACGCCGAGGGGCGCGCGCCGGCCTTCCGCCTGCGCTCCGGCGACGTGGTGGTGGTGGAGTAG
- the epsZ gene encoding exopolysaccharide biosynthesis polyisoprenyl-phosphate hexose-1-phosphate transferase EpsZ gives METMSSASASAAVGAPGNASPQSDSVEEVQGPKLAPGFAAKLNLTVDLILMTAVLGTASWLDGQLTPESGWVVPSLVLTSLMTWIITGTALCLYDSRFVERSKLDHVALVSVATLAVVTVLALVSLALPERVTVTGVAPLLIIFWPVALLLRLFVFRPVAAQERPMDSVLIVGTGAMGRYTGEDLVRRGRRQVLGYVRFHDDTGSIGELPARIMGSVEDLEHILRNTAVDEVYIAGNTLKQGESMQGAIKLAERFGVPFALPAHSFRLDRARPIERRAVSDGFLHFAAVSPKPHQMAMKRLFDICVSAVALWMLLPLLAFVALAVKLTSKGPIFFKQLRVGQNGKSFYMLKFRSMVVNAEELKAKLAAQNEMSGPVFKMKNDPRITGIGRFIRKFSIDELPQFINVLRGEMSIVGPRPPVPSEVAKYETWQRRRLSVRPGLTCIWQVSGRNQISFEEWMYLDMQYIDHWSLTSDLTLLLQTVPVVLTGRGAS, from the coding sequence GTGGAGACGATGAGCAGCGCAAGTGCAAGTGCGGCGGTCGGGGCTCCTGGGAATGCGTCCCCTCAGAGCGACAGCGTGGAAGAGGTCCAGGGGCCGAAGCTGGCGCCGGGGTTCGCGGCGAAGCTGAACCTGACGGTGGACCTGATCCTGATGACGGCGGTGCTGGGGACGGCCTCGTGGCTGGACGGCCAGCTGACCCCGGAGTCCGGCTGGGTCGTCCCCAGCCTCGTCCTCACGTCGCTGATGACGTGGATCATCACGGGCACGGCCCTGTGCCTCTATGACTCGCGCTTCGTCGAGCGCAGCAAGCTGGACCACGTGGCGCTCGTGTCGGTGGCGACGCTGGCGGTGGTGACGGTGCTGGCGCTGGTGAGCCTGGCGCTGCCAGAGCGGGTGACGGTGACGGGCGTGGCGCCGCTGCTCATCATCTTCTGGCCCGTGGCGCTGCTGTTGCGCCTGTTCGTCTTCCGTCCGGTGGCCGCGCAGGAGCGCCCCATGGACTCGGTGCTGATTGTCGGCACGGGCGCCATGGGCCGCTACACGGGCGAGGACCTGGTGCGCCGCGGGCGCCGCCAGGTGCTGGGCTACGTGCGCTTCCACGACGACACGGGCTCCATCGGCGAGCTGCCGGCGCGAATCATGGGCTCGGTGGAGGACCTGGAGCACATCCTGCGCAACACGGCGGTGGACGAGGTCTACATCGCGGGCAACACGCTGAAGCAGGGCGAGTCCATGCAGGGGGCCATCAAGCTGGCCGAGCGCTTCGGCGTGCCCTTCGCGCTGCCGGCGCACAGCTTCCGCCTGGACCGCGCGCGGCCCATCGAGCGGCGCGCGGTGTCCGACGGCTTCCTGCACTTCGCGGCGGTGAGCCCCAAGCCGCACCAGATGGCGATGAAGCGCCTGTTCGACATCTGCGTGTCCGCGGTGGCGCTGTGGATGCTGCTGCCCCTGCTCGCCTTCGTGGCGCTGGCGGTGAAGCTCACCTCCAAGGGCCCCATCTTCTTCAAGCAGCTGCGCGTGGGGCAGAACGGCAAGTCGTTCTACATGCTGAAGTTCCGCTCCATGGTGGTGAACGCCGAGGAGCTGAAGGCGAAGCTGGCCGCGCAGAACGAGATGTCCGGCCCGGTCTTCAAGATGAAGAACGACCCGCGCATCACCGGCATCGGCCGGTTCATCCGCAAGTTCTCCATCGACGAGCTGCCCCAGTTCATCAACGTGCTGCGCGGGGAGATGAGCATCGTCGGCCCGCGTCCGCCGGTGCCCAGCGAGGTGGCCAAGTACGAGACGTGGCAGCGCCGCCGGCTGTCCGTGCGGCCGGGCCTCACCTGCATCTGGCAGGTGTCCGGGCGCAACCAGATTTCGTTCGAGGAGTGGATGTACCTCGACATGCAGTACATCGACCACTGGAGCCTCACGAGCGACCTGACGCTCCTGTTGCAGACGGTGCCCGTGGTCCTCACGGGGCGCGGGGCCAGCTAG
- a CDS encoding carboxypeptidase-like regulatory domain-containing protein — MKPVARGVLCGVLMLLAAPTGAQPEADTGSSVLTGTVIDSESRLPVPEVMVVATSSALPEGRGVVTDGRGNYRHSRLPPGLYTLRFVREEYVPRVRADLRLRERRTLRVTAELLRGEGQAMARGPITDVGAASPSVNVDAEFLRRIAMARPTRADDERCHGGSISGVASAPDAPTEEGGAPPGRDAGREEFMMKR; from the coding sequence ATGAAGCCTGTCGCTCGTGGCGTGCTGTGCGGTGTCCTGATGCTGCTGGCCGCTCCCACCGGGGCGCAGCCGGAGGCCGACACCGGTTCGAGCGTCCTCACCGGGACGGTCATCGACAGCGAGAGCCGGCTGCCCGTCCCCGAGGTCATGGTGGTGGCGACCTCGTCGGCGCTCCCGGAGGGACGGGGGGTGGTGACGGATGGGAGGGGGAACTATCGCCACTCGCGGCTGCCGCCGGGCCTCTACACGCTGCGGTTCGTGCGGGAGGAGTACGTGCCCCGCGTCCGGGCGGACCTCCGCTTGCGCGAGCGGCGCACGCTGCGTGTCACGGCGGAGCTGCTGCGTGGGGAGGGCCAGGCAATGGCCCGCGGGCCCATCACCGATGTAGGGGCCGCGAGCCCGAGCGTCAACGTGGACGCGGAGTTCCTCCGGCGCATCGCCATGGCCCGGCCCACTCGCGCGGACGATGAGCGGTGTCATGGCGGGTCCATCAGCGGTGTGGCCTCGGCCCCGGACGCGCCCACGGAGGAAGGCGGGGCTCCCCCCGGCCGCGACGCGGGCCGTGAGGAATTCATGATGAAGCGCTGA
- the epsH gene encoding exopolysaccharide biosynthesis glycosyltransferase EpsH, protein MPASRPRVLLIAELCNPDWVSVPLEGWSLYRALAEVADVHLVTHVRNRENILKQGVQEGSQFTALDSTPVEKPLDKVGSLLRGSAGVGWTTATALSALPYYYFEEVLWQRFGARIKAREFDLVHRYTPISPTTPSTLAARCKAAGVPFMMGPLNGGLPWPKGFGGARRREKEWLSYIREAYKLMPFYTSTRESASAILTGSRATRGQVAERWQPKTVYIPENAIDPKRFGSAKSEGPVELPLRVAFVGRFVPYKGMAMLMEAAAPLIREGKVVLEYIGDGQEMPNLKAQAAREGIEAGVTFAGWVKHQELQGRLAKNHVFGFPSVREFGGAVVCEAMALGLVPIVMDYGGPGEIVSPATGFAIQMGTPEEIVLRVREVLAKLAADPSVIRPMGERARERVFKYFTWKAKAEQVLEVYRWLQGERGQPDWGMPLAD, encoded by the coding sequence ATGCCTGCTTCCCGCCCTCGTGTCCTCCTGATTGCCGAGCTGTGCAACCCCGACTGGGTGAGCGTCCCGCTGGAAGGCTGGTCGCTCTACCGGGCGCTGGCCGAGGTGGCGGACGTGCACCTGGTCACCCACGTGCGCAACCGGGAGAACATCCTCAAGCAGGGCGTGCAGGAGGGCTCGCAGTTCACCGCGCTGGACTCCACGCCGGTGGAGAAGCCGCTCGACAAGGTGGGCTCGCTGCTGCGCGGCAGCGCGGGTGTTGGCTGGACGACGGCCACGGCGCTGAGCGCGCTGCCGTACTACTACTTCGAGGAGGTGCTCTGGCAGCGCTTCGGTGCGCGCATCAAGGCGCGCGAGTTCGACCTGGTGCACCGCTACACGCCCATCAGCCCGACGACACCCAGCACGCTGGCGGCGCGCTGCAAGGCGGCGGGGGTGCCCTTCATGATGGGGCCGCTGAATGGCGGCCTGCCGTGGCCCAAGGGCTTCGGCGGCGCGCGGCGGCGGGAGAAGGAGTGGCTCAGCTACATCCGCGAGGCGTACAAGCTGATGCCCTTCTACACGTCCACGCGGGAGAGCGCGTCGGCCATCCTGACGGGCTCGCGGGCGACGCGGGGGCAGGTGGCGGAGCGGTGGCAGCCGAAGACGGTGTACATCCCGGAGAACGCCATCGACCCGAAGCGCTTCGGCTCGGCGAAGTCGGAGGGCCCGGTGGAGCTGCCGCTGCGAGTGGCCTTCGTGGGGCGCTTCGTGCCGTACAAGGGCATGGCCATGCTGATGGAGGCGGCGGCGCCGCTCATCCGCGAGGGCAAGGTGGTGCTGGAGTACATCGGCGACGGGCAGGAGATGCCCAACCTCAAGGCGCAGGCGGCGCGGGAGGGGATTGAGGCCGGGGTGACGTTCGCCGGGTGGGTGAAGCACCAGGAGCTGCAGGGCCGGCTGGCGAAGAACCACGTGTTCGGCTTCCCCAGCGTGCGCGAGTTCGGCGGCGCGGTGGTGTGCGAGGCGATGGCGCTGGGGCTGGTGCCCATCGTCATGGACTACGGCGGGCCGGGGGAAATCGTGAGCCCGGCGACGGGCTTCGCGATTCAGATGGGGACGCCGGAAGAAATCGTGCTGCGGGTGCGCGAGGTGCTGGCGAAGCTGGCGGCGGACCCGTCCGTCATCCGCCCCATGGGTGAGCGCGCCCGGGAGCGCGTCTTCAAGTACTTCACCTGGAAGGCGAAGGCGGAGCAGGTGCTGGAGGTGTACCGCTGGCTGCAGGGCGAGCGCGGCCAGCCCGACTGGGGCATGCCGCTGGCGGACTGA
- the wzx gene encoding exopolysaccharide biosynthesis flippase has translation MNSPSQSIPQDAQQPEGAHEAMGAVRNGLQLGGSLLVTYAIAMGVRFLLPAYLGPENLGRFNWGDSFSAVFFLATQLGLEMYIRKEVARRPAHASDFFGTTLLLRLGLTVVLIGVLALVMAGQGDPPEVRYLVYVFAVAQSLTIINASMAALLHAKGKVAGLSVSNVVTKLVWGGGLLAVCLARLPLPWLAVPLVASEAVKLAVGWRLAHQHIGLTFRVDVPATMKVLKASLPFFITGVALGANGRLDVMILGFTATHEEVGFYGAAWNIAGLTFFLNPVFGWVLMPLASRAAARSEEELTRLTRRALEGTLVITVPLMMLIVLGAPLWVGLMGGEFAPSATPLRLMSPLFVLAFITMTSGMWLTMTNREWWVTITSVVGSLVLIPIFNLTLIPLLHSALGPGGGAAGTALSILLMEVAVTISLFARMGRAAFDARLLSMVGKTAAVCLAIAALDQTVLAPLGPWVRLGIEAALYVVGVLATGAVRPGEVLQVVRLARRRGNPEPEATPVAVAPTP, from the coding sequence GTGAACAGTCCCAGCCAATCCATTCCGCAGGACGCCCAGCAGCCCGAGGGTGCGCACGAGGCCATGGGCGCGGTCCGCAATGGGCTGCAGCTCGGCGGCTCGCTGCTCGTGACGTACGCCATCGCCATGGGCGTGCGGTTCCTCCTGCCGGCCTACCTCGGTCCGGAGAACCTGGGCCGCTTCAACTGGGGCGACAGCTTCTCCGCGGTGTTCTTCCTCGCCACGCAGCTGGGCCTGGAGATGTACATCCGCAAGGAAGTGGCTCGCCGGCCCGCCCACGCCAGCGACTTCTTCGGCACCACGCTGCTCTTGCGGCTGGGCCTCACGGTGGTGCTGATTGGCGTGCTGGCGCTCGTCATGGCCGGCCAGGGCGACCCGCCGGAGGTGCGGTACCTCGTCTACGTCTTCGCGGTGGCGCAGTCGCTCACCATCATCAACGCCTCCATGGCCGCGCTGCTGCACGCCAAGGGCAAGGTGGCGGGGCTGTCGGTCTCCAACGTCGTCACCAAGCTGGTGTGGGGCGGCGGGCTGCTCGCCGTGTGCCTGGCGCGCCTGCCGCTGCCGTGGCTGGCGGTGCCGCTGGTGGCGTCCGAGGCGGTGAAGCTCGCGGTGGGCTGGCGCCTGGCGCACCAGCACATCGGCCTCACCTTCCGCGTGGACGTGCCGGCGACCATGAAGGTCCTGAAGGCGAGCCTGCCCTTCTTCATCACCGGCGTGGCGCTGGGGGCCAACGGGCGCCTGGACGTGATGATTCTGGGCTTCACGGCCACCCATGAGGAGGTGGGCTTCTACGGCGCCGCGTGGAACATCGCGGGCCTGACCTTCTTCCTCAACCCCGTCTTCGGCTGGGTGCTGATGCCGCTGGCGTCCCGCGCGGCCGCGCGCTCCGAGGAGGAGCTCACCCGGCTCACCCGCCGCGCGCTGGAGGGCACGCTGGTCATCACGGTGCCGCTGATGATGCTCATCGTCCTGGGCGCGCCGCTGTGGGTGGGGCTGATGGGCGGGGAGTTCGCCCCGTCCGCCACGCCGCTGCGGCTGATGTCGCCGCTGTTCGTGCTGGCCTTCATCACCATGACGTCCGGCATGTGGCTGACCATGACCAACCGCGAGTGGTGGGTGACCATCACCAGCGTCGTCGGCAGCCTGGTGCTGATTCCCATCTTCAACCTGACGCTGATTCCGCTGCTGCACTCGGCCCTGGGGCCCGGCGGCGGCGCGGCGGGCACGGCGCTGTCCATCCTGCTGATGGAGGTCGCCGTCACCATCAGCCTGTTCGCCCGCATGGGCCGCGCCGCGTTCGACGCGCGCCTGCTCTCCATGGTGGGCAAGACGGCCGCGGTGTGCCTGGCCATCGCCGCGCTGGACCAGACCGTCCTTGCCCCGCTCGGCCCGTGGGTGCGGCTGGGAATCGAGGCGGCGCTGTACGTGGTTGGCGTGCTGGCCACCGGCGCGGTGCGCCCGGGTGAGGTGCTCCAGGTGGTGCGCCTGGCCCGCCGCCGCGGCAACCCCGAGCCCGAGGCCACGCCCGTCGCCGTGGCCCCCACCCCCTGA
- a CDS encoding carboxypeptidase-like regulatory domain-containing protein, with protein MKFVGPAFWMMDPSCVTGGLPMQFTVFPYLLCVLVVLLAFPVLARPEVAARPGTLIGTIIDVRAQQPAAGVVVIATSPTLSGERSARTDEQGHYRLQRLPPGTYTLRFEHPDYEACAREEIQLRAARTVRLEVELL; from the coding sequence ATGAAGTTCGTGGGGCCGGCGTTCTGGATGATGGACCCCTCCTGCGTCACCGGAGGGCTCCCCATGCAGTTCACCGTCTTCCCGTACCTGCTATGCGTCCTGGTGGTGTTGCTGGCCTTCCCGGTGCTGGCGCGGCCGGAAGTGGCTGCGCGCCCCGGTACGCTCATCGGCACCATCATCGACGTCCGGGCCCAGCAACCCGCGGCGGGCGTGGTGGTGATTGCCACGTCCCCGACCCTCTCCGGCGAGCGGTCCGCGCGGACGGATGAGCAGGGCCACTACCGACTCCAGCGCCTGCCTCCGGGAACGTACACGCTGCGCTTCGAGCACCCGGACTACGAGGCCTGCGCGCGCGAGGAAATCCAGCTCCGCGCCGCGCGCACCGTCCGCCTGGAGGTGGAGCTGCTCTAG